Proteins found in one Magnolia sinica isolate HGM2019 chromosome 5, MsV1, whole genome shotgun sequence genomic segment:
- the LOC131245275 gene encoding homeobox-leucine zipper protein HOX20-like, translated as MAYSESANHKHQPRRSKRRLSLEQVKLLESSFNHEKKLEPERKVQLARDLGLQPRQVAVWYQNKRARWKTQSLEHDYQALRLRLDSVLADKRSLEKEVERLRRELEKAQEILRPIGPPFSSFSPSCDEEWSSNLHSDGKCTVEHAGLLQAEELYACFMGVEDQLQKFN; from the coding sequence ATGGCCTACTCAGAATCAGCCAACCACAAACACCAGCCCAGACGTAGCAAAAGACGACTTAGCCTAGAGCAGGTGAAGCTCTTGGAGTCGAGCTTCAACCATGAGAAGAAGCTTGAACCAGAGAGGAAGGTTCAGCTGGCCCGCGACCTGGGGCTTCAGCCCCGGCAAGTCGCAGTCTGGTACCAGAACAAACGCGCACGGTGGAAGACCCAGAGCCTCGAGCATGATTACCAGGCACTTCGGCTAAGGCTGGACAGCGTCTTGGCGGACAAAAGGTCACTCGAGAAAGAGGTGGAGAGACTTAGAAGGGAGTTGGAGAAGGCCCAAGAGATCCTGCGCCCGATTGGCCcacccttttcttctttctcgcCGTCTTGTGATGAGGAGTGGAGTTCAAATCTGCACAGCGATGGGAAATGCACTGTGGAGCATGCAGGGTTGTTGCAAGCAGAGGAGCTCTACGCTTGTTTCATGGGTGTTGAGGATCAGCTACAGAAATTCAACTGA